DNA sequence from the Methanofollis formosanus genome:
ATCGAGGGACTGGTCTAGGGTCGCACCGACTTTCAAATCTCAAATCGGCTCTATAGAATTAGTCATGAACCTGCGTTTCAAGCATACGCGACGAAAATTTCTCGTCACGTGCTCTCTCTTTTCAAGACAGGAGAATCGGTGGGGATCGTGTTCCATCGCCGCCCCCACCTATCTTCGTCGTGTGGGGGGTCCGGGGGGTAATCGCCCCCGGCGCGAGATGGCGGTGAAGGTTCAGTGATAGGGGCGGCACGTCGGATCGTCACGCCTCCCCACATCAATCGCGCCCGGGGCCCTGTTCTTGACCTCCTGTCAGGGGATCAGGTACGCCGCCCCTTCAAGAACTCTTCTTCCGCCGCTGCAAGCACTTTCTCCAGATCGGCTTCCCTGATCGGCTTGACGATATAACCGAGAGGGCGGGTGGCAAGGGCCCGTTCTTTCATTTCCTTATCCGAATATGCAGTGATGAAGATACTCCTGATCCCGAGTTCCTCCGCAATTCTGGATGCAGCCTCGATGCCGTTCTGCTCCCCCTTGAGGTTGATGTCCATCAGGACCAGATCAGGACGGGTCTCACGGGCCTTCTCCCATGCCGTCTCTGCCGTCGAAGCAACGCCGGCAACTTCGTGCCCCAGTCGCTTCACCCGGTTTGCAATATCAAGCGCGATGATCGCGGCATCTTCCACGACAAGAACCCGCAAAGTGGTCATAGTGCTTCACCTCCGAGAGGGAAGGTGACCCGAACACCCGCCCCGGTGCCGTCGGAAATCTTCATCGAACCCCCAAGTTCGCCCTCGACAATGTTCCTGGCAAGATTGAGACCAAGGGGCCCGGAGGCAGCGAGATCAAAGTCTTCGGGCATCCCTATACCCTCGTCCTGCACCAGAAGCGTGAACTCCCCGCCCTCAACCACGCCTTCCACCCTCACTATGCCGGGTCTGTCTTCAGGATAGGCATGAGAGATCGCATTTGAGACAAGTTCGTTCACGACCAGACCAAGGGGGATCGCAGCATCAAGCCTGAGGAGGATACGGGGGGGGTTGAATATAGTAATGATCTGTTCGGCAGGGAATGAAGCGGTCTTCGCGAGGTCTTCAACCAGATCGGCGAGATAATCTCCGAGGTCGACATGCGCGTGATCAGGGGAGCGGTCGAGGTGGTCGTGAGCCCGAGCCAGGGCCCCAATACGTCCCTCGGTCTTTCTGATCATCTCACAGCCCATTCCCTCCCCCATGCTGGATGCCTGGAGGGCAAGGAGGCTCGATATGATCTGAAGGTTGTTCCTCACTCTTTGGTGGATATTTGCAAGGAGAGCCTCCTTCTCCTTGAGCGCTTCTCTGAGCTCGATCTCTGCCTGCCGCGCCGCGGTGACGTCTTCAAAAAGGATCATCATGCCCGGATCACCGTCCTCGAAGACCGTCAGAACACGTTTTTCCACAAAGAAAAAGA
Encoded proteins:
- a CDS encoding response regulator; translation: MTTLRVLVVEDAAIIALDIANRVKRLGHEVAGVASTAETAWEKARETRPDLVLMDINLKGEQNGIEAASRIAEELGIRSIFITAYSDKEMKERALATRPLGYIVKPIREADLEKVLAAAEEEFLKGRRT
- a CDS encoding sensor histidine kinase, with protein sequence MGKGKGICLSGYPERSTGECSRIIELLREEPRGLSTSEISRRLGMNRNSVAKYLNMLVVSGHLEMQEVAVAKVYYLSHRVPISAMLDYSSDLILVLNGAGKVVQLNENFLSFIGMERDDVLGKDVHCLDAPLLSHLREEGLIRDVLNGRKKIRELEFEKDGEIFFFVEKRVLTVFEDGDPGMMILFEDVTAARQAEIELREALKEKEALLANIHQRVRNNLQIISSLLALQASSMGEGMGCEMIRKTEGRIGALARAHDHLDRSPDHAHVDLGDYLADLVEDLAKTASFPAEQIITIFNPPRILLRLDAAIPLGLVVNELVSNAISHAYPEDRPGIVRVEGVVEGGEFTLLVQDEGIGMPEDFDLAASGPLGLNLARNIVEGELGGSMKISDGTGAGVRVTFPLGGEAL